The window gttgACCGAAGGATTTTGGGAAGCAGAGGCGGGCTTGAATCGTGACAACAGATCCACCTACGACTCAGcggcaaatttctaattaactccaGCCATtttgctgaaactatgtcctagaaaatgacagttttttgtgtgtttttttttaaattctggctaaaaactgcataatcataataaacaAACCACaggaaatactttaaaaaataaatcaaaagatggaATAGGGTGGGATTTTAAAGctctaaaaaaagaagctggagtACAATCCTCTGCTCTATACTAATTAAAAAAGAACCTTTGATGTTTGtgtctttctgtttatttcctttaaagTCAAATCGCAGACATTGATTGTGAAATGTTGAATTATACTCAATTATGTGACAGATTCAGTGTTCAATAGAAGCTAAGATGACATTCGgcttcatgaaagaaaaaaatcttaatctTTCAAACGATGTATAAATTAAACAGTCTAACAGTATATACCTATAGATTCAGAATATTTACATTCTTAGCTTAAGTATTAATTGCAGTATTTAAACAAAGTGTGCTTTTGTAGGAATGTGCTGCCCGTGGAGAGGACTACAACAGAGTGAAGCTGCTAGAAATCACCGCTGATGATGCAGAGCGGTGggaaaggaagaagaagaagaaaaacccaGACACGGGATTTGCAGGTTGGTATTTGTAGGAAAGACTGACGCCAATAATTTGCTCATACTTGTTTTGTGGGATATTAGTGAGATAATTGCAGCATCATTTAAAGATTAATTAGTGGCCTGTTGGTGTACTTCTCCAATGCGAGATGCCCCCAGAGAATAAATCTGAAcgattattatttatttatgttctgATAAAATCTTTCAATCTTGTGGCGGTGGAAAAAAGCCAAGCAGCTAACAGAATCTCTCTAAACTAATAAATGTCAATGTGAGCTCTGTTTTGGAACTAAAGCTTTACTGCTTTCTCAGAATTGGATCTGCAGTGTTTCCTCTTTATATCACAGTTCcacttttgcagtttttttttttttgcatgctcTTCTTTATTTCCAGcacatcctgattggctgtagagcaTTGTCAATCGGtttcaaatttacataaatctttgatcgctAACAGTGTTATTTTAATGTGTTGGACTGATTTTTCTTGGAAGATTTGaattttgagagtttaaacagctATTTTGCagttaaagtaaagtaaagagAGAAACTGACAAAGATCAGAAGTAAACATGCTGATGAAATGAACTTCTGAATTGATCCTACAAGTAGTAGTGTTTCTAGAGTGAACCATTGAAGTCACATTCCAATTGGCTTTTGACCTAcgttcaaagcattcccagtagtcttttaattataattgcctttttttaagccaaataaaaaaacctgttgttttttaaaatctttgatcTTAATTGATGATCTTCAGCATTGCAGCTTCACCGAGATGTTTTCAACGGTTGCTTTAAACTGTTAAGATTTGCAGAAGAACAGCTTCTGTTCAAAACCAAGCTGGGGAGGGGGCAAGTGCCCAtcatttaaagctgttttcacTAAATCTATCAAGAAACCCGACTAAATGGCTGGAACTCTGGGAGAGATCAATCCCTGCAGGGGCTTGAGGAGAGGACAGGAGCTGGCGAGTTGCCTCCGGTCCTCCCGAAGCCTCGTGCCTGCTTCCTGTTTGTTCCACTAATTATACcttcttttcttcctctctCCATGTCTGAAAAACCCTCACAACGGACAAAAGGTTACGCCGAGGCCCAGTTCCGACAGTACCAGAGGCTCACAAGGCAGATCAGACCAGACTTGGAAAGTTATGAGAAGCTGAGGGAAGACAGGTGAGCTGAACTGGAAACTGGTGTCCTTAAAATACGCTGCAACCGCTCAGAACAAACTATAGACAGAAAAATCAACTAAAGTGATTGGAAGTTGAACCTCCTCGTCTTCCCAAAAACGTATGATGTTCACCAACGCAGCCTCTCGGTTTTGCTTTGAGCCAGAACTCCAGAAAtgagtttgatttgattattgTTGAAGGAATTCATGCTAAGGTTCATGCCTAAACGTTTTTCACCCTTAAAAACAAGCTGCTGCATACATAAGCTCAAAAGATGCACCAGATTTGCCCCGAAGCCCCACTTTTCCCATTTGGATGGTTCCAGTCACGACGATGGAAGAGAAAATCTACTTTGTTTTTAACGCTGATTATTCTTAATGATGTATTTCTAATTCTTTTGCCGGCGCTCCACAGCGGTGAAGACTTCTACCCCACGTCAAATAGCCTGATCCACGGCACCCATGTTCCCACAAAGGACGGCATTGACCGCATGGTGGAGGATGTTGAGAAACAGTAAGTCACATTCACCACAGATAAGAGCCAAAATGTCTTCCAACGTTTTTGACCTTTTTGCTTAATTTGAGTCTGGCCTCTATAACTATCAAGCACTAATCAGAGCCAACAAGCAGAGGGTTAATCATAGAACATGTGCTTTTTTGTATCCATTCATAAACTCTTTTTGAGCGCTCTTCCTCTAAACGCTGGTGACCTGTACGGCTGTAGCTGTTAGGATTGCCACGGTCACATTCACAGAGGAGCTCTGAAAATAGCTGGAATTTCCACATTTTAGATGGAAATATTAAAATCCTCTAACGTCTTGTACTTCAGTCTTTTAGTTTTTCCATGAACTGTTTATTAGCAGAGAGCGCCCCAGGCTTGTGTCGTAGATGCAACTGTTGGGCATTAGACAAGGTTCAGCTGCCAGTGTGACGCAcctaaaaaatgctttgaaaatactaAATCATGAGCTTGGGAGCTCTCAAACTGACAGTtggggttttttgtgtgtgtttgaggtttttcttattttggggGGCATTTTTTGTACTTCCAAATTTAAATACACAGTCCTAAATTCTGGTTAACATTGGAAATGCCACAGAGGGAGCACAGACTGCTTAACAGAACCTTTAATAATCTGCTTCCTCAGGATTGAAAAGCGTGCCAAGTACAGCCGGCGCCGAGCCTACAACGACGACGCAGACATCGACTATATCAATGAGAGGAACGCCAAATTCAACAAGAAGGCTGAGCGTTTCTACGGCAAATACACGGCAGAGATCAAGCAGAACTTGGAGAGAGGCACGGCGGTCTAAGAGGCATCCGTCGAGTCCTTCACTCTTTCTCCAAATTGAGGagtgttttttaaagcagtCTTTATGTTACACTGACAGATATCCCCACGGTTTTTCCTTATATAATATTAAATGTTGAACAGCCATTTTTCTTAACCTTGCTTTGAATTAAACCGTTCCATAATTGCATCCAGTTATCTCATGACAGATATTTTGAACCTGGGCCTGAATCCCTGTCAGACCTctgggcatgttcttcagagcatggaaaccaaaaaaaatgcttgagTGTAAGAGATTGAGAAGATAATGGTTATCAGTGGAGTAATTCAACTTATCACCTCTATCTCCCCTGAGGTTACAACATGAGCAGCAAGGCCTTGTGACTGGAGATCAGAAAAGCAAACTGTTTCACATCCAAGTGTCAATACACCTCAGAATGTGGGGGAACAGCGCCCTCTGCAGGCGATGGGATGGTTTTCAGAAGATTATTTTAATCCAACTGGTATTTTTTGTTAGATTATCCCCCGTAGGTTTGGGTTTAAAGAGAATTTTCCACACATTTGCATTAACAATCACTGTTCTGATCAGGTCACAATGCTTTCCAGGTCATTTCAGGGTAATACTGATCCAGCAGGGCAAAAAGGGCAGCCATTGCATCTCCAAGAGCACATTAAAAAGAACCTCAAATTTAACAGTTTACAGTTTCAgtgattattttgtttaactgaACATCTTACTTGCCTAAAGATCATTTTTGATGAGATCTggtgaagaaaataaatgactgGTCAAGAATAAAAACAGGCTGTTAAACCTTGACAGAAAATGCAGTCTGAGTGGATtgagtgtaacccttgtgctatcctaggcactttgacattgggtgtggggtcatctagacccactagaaagtgtgctgaaccttttgtcaatgatttgtgttcttcactggtgtctatggattacatgaaatcctctccacctttatcatggcagggataacacgtcaatgtaagggtgggttgATAAGAGAGATAAGGGTTAAAACAAACTAATCCTATGAATAGGAAACAGTCTTCCACAGACATAGGTTTAAACTACTCGACATTCCAACATGAAAATAGGTTGACGTCAATACGACAGCAAATGGCGCTGGTATCTCCAAGTGCAATACTGACACCACGTGGCCGCTATGAGAAACTACTAGCAGGTTGTTGCAAAGGCCACCTCATCACTACAACTGACCCGGTATATATTTAGTTCAAACTTTTGGAAATTCTGAAGTAAATGTTTGGCATTAAGACCTTTATGAGCAAatcaaataataattataaatagATTGACAACACAGGCTTTatcaagaaaatattttattggaCAAATAAATACGCACGATGTATACAAGAGGAAAATTTCCCACCTGAATTGTTCACCTCTtctcatttaaaatgttcatatctgaaagaaaaaatgaccACGAAACAATGCTTCATTATATGTACAAACTATTTACAACATTTACACGTCCATGCAGCTACACTGTTGTGGCTCTAAGCTCATTTGCGTGCACTTTGGCCCGAACCGATTGGAATCCAGCTGCCGTAGGGCTTCCTGCTTTCATAGCTGTCCACTCTCGACGTTAGCTTAGCAGGAGATGGAGCAGCTGCAGTTGGTTTGGCCACAGAattctggaagaaaagaaagaagctcTAAAATAATAGTTTGAAATACAAAACTTAATTTCACCATAAGTGGTCATTTTTCCACTTACATTCAAGCTGAAGGCAATTTGCCCTTTAGAAGACGGTCTCGGGCTGGACACTTCAGGCTCCACCTCAATGTCCTAgattcaaaaagggaaaaaataaaaggtgaaTTAAGGGCAGAAAGGAGCAGTATCCACACAGATCAGTTATAACAGGAGCTTACAATCTGCTCCCAATTAAATGACATTTGCAgacaaaggaaaggaaaaataaattctACCAAAGATGGCAGAAATTCACACAAAAGTAAAGCAAACAAAGGGATGCGGGTTCCCCGTCCCTGTAGCACACATCTGTGTACCAACTTATCTGTGACAAACGGAGAGGTGTTCCTGTTTTATAGTTCTCTTGACAGGTATAGTCACTATTATGAAGTCCACACACCTGTGCCCCATCAGCGGACGGAGATCTCTGTTAAATAAATACCAATTTCATCTGCAAgcataaatacatttgaagaGACAAAGTTCTACATATCTGTATAACTGTGGCTCTCTCCTACCATTTGAACGgaatttaaaaatctgtttttaagttCTTAATCtgtactttttctttcacataacCTAAAATAACAACGGTGTAGACTGCAGATAAGAGTAATGTGTTATTAAACTGAACTGATGACTTAAAAAGTTACATAATTCATCAGATAACCTTTAGGCAAACAAATACTTTTGTCACCCAAGTCACATGAACGCCTTTTTATCCCAGGTGCCGGTGAGTGAAGATCACCGTCATGTTATCTATGAAGACAGGAATAAATACAGAGAGTACACATGTTCTCCTTCATGGTCCAAACGTTTAAACAGAGCAGAAAAGTCATCACAGAACTGAAGATAGAGACAGTCCAAAGGTTCTTGAAAGTTTGATAAATAATTTAAGAACATactaaaaaggaaagaaaaacaatcattgGTATAGTCTTATACTTTGAATCAATGCAGGTTAACAGTCCATCTCACAACATTTAACAACTTGCACTTCTACACAAAGGATGtcaatttttaatgttttagtgtgggatttttgttttcactaaCTCCCCTGCATCAACAGTCTTAATACCTGTCTTAATACCCACCTGAGGTCCAGTCCTTTCAGAACCTTGCCTCCTCCTGACCAGTGGTTCTGGTGACAGTGGTCTGGGCTCTGGTTCCTCTGATAGGATGGGTTTCACACTCTCAGGAAGCTCTATCTTCTCCACCCCAAGGATCCTCATGGCGTTAGCCTTAGCAGCTTCAAGCAGTTTCCTTTTATCTGGAAAACAATCAGGTGCAAAGACGTCATGAAATGTCTCCTGCAAAAATGAACttgattttaatgtatttaactTACCGTCAAGGCTTAAACTGACAGAGCGCACCGGACTCCTGGATCTGGATCTGCGCCTGTAAAATCTTGGCGGGGATGGAGATAGAGTGAACCTGCTTCTAAACTGGCCAACTGGTCTCCTGTAGCGACTCCAGCGACCTGAAGACCTGGAGCGGGATCTTGAATATCTGCGACGGCGGTAGTATCTGTCTGGTGTTGGGGATCGGCTGTAGGAGCGGGAATGGGCTCTGTAGCGACGTGATGGGGAGCGACGGTAGAGGCGCCGGCCAGATCTTCTGTGTTCATCACAGCGACAGCGAGATGAGCGTCGGCGGCAGCGGGGATGAGACCGAGACCTAGACCGAGACCTGGACCGAGACGAGGACCGGCTCCTCGAGGATGAAcgggaggaagatgaagatgaagatctgTCCCGTCTTCCTCGTCTCTTGTAGTGACCAGAACCAGAAGAGCGGCTCCTGCGGCTGCtggaactgctgctgctcctcgaCCGGGACCGGGAATGGGAAGAAGATCCGGGGCTTTTCTGGTCAAAGATCACATTGAGGCCATCGGTGTGGCGAGCCTCGGCCATTGCAGAGTGAGAATTTACTTGTTCAGCCATAGTGTTGAGCTGCcaaaggctaaaaaaaagagaagtagtTAGCTTACAACATTAGCAAGTACACAATAAAACGACAGTGTTGTGTAACAGTTGCTCAATGGCGCCcctagcaggaaaaaaaagctgttgcgTAACGATAAAATGTTCTGGAAATTTCCATGCTCAACCGAACTAACGGAAAAGCCAACTACCCCGATATACTTTCGCTTAATCCTAATGTACatatttttaatcttatttgAAGGAGAATACACATTGATAAAGACGACACATCTCCCAAACACAACTTTATCATGAGTAAATTACGCTTTTTTGGTCAGACTACTTACCAGGTCGCGTGAAGGCTGCCTGTTTCCCAAAAAATTATACGAACAAAGACACAAACGCCACCAAAAAGATCGCGGGTAACGTTTTCAAGATATAGCGactaaatttaaatgtttttgttgattttttagcTAGTTGCGAGGGTTAGCCTCGTTTGTTCAATCGTCCTCGAATACGAACAGCACGCTGTCGTCACTCCTGACTAAAGGACAACCCACCAGGCAGCCAGTTCTATATAGCAACCTTCTGGAATTTTCCATTCTTTAGCGGACGATTCCATTCCGCGAAACCCTACAGCCAGCTAACATTTAACAGAATTCAATATGGGCAGATGGTTGCCATTTAATTCAAATTTCgacatttaaatgtattgtatcaaataagtaaataaataaattaaaattgaacaaGTTAGTTACAGGTTCAAGAATTGATCAAAGTCAGCATTTGTATAATAATATGAATAATTAATAAACATTACTGCTTTGATAAATTAGATATTTACACTAGCCTAAAGTCTGAGTTTGGATATATTACCCTAGATACCTCAGGTATTAGCAAAActcaaagttatttaaaaaataaatgaagtttaGGTTCCATCAAAGAGGGATTATGGCACACAAGGCAGTTAtccaaaagaaatatttttatacaaaattaTTCACAAACTGATTAGTTTAAAATACCTACATGTTTCAAGAAGATTCTatgtggcaaaaaaaagaaaagaattaaactttatttttagccTTTGAGCATTATGATTTAAATCAAGTTTCCTTGGTTACCTTCTGCTTGATATGCTTTGATTCCGACTTTAACTTTTTAGGCATCAAAGTCATACAGTTTCTTAaaggttaatgttttttttttttttaattaaagttcaTTTAAAGCACATTGGCATGGTTTTTAGTGTTCCAGCATGTCATCCATGTGTCTAACAAGTATAATTCGTTCATTTTCACAGCTCCCTAATTCATAATGCAATAACTTGAATGAGACACATTCCATCAGttcaacaaaactttatttacatctATAAATTTACAATGCGCTATATAAATAATCCCACCTGATACGAGTTCTTCAAATCTTCACATATAAAGTTTTCacatctgaaagaaagaaaatgaccaCGGAGTGATGCACCATTCTTTTTATATAAACTATTTACAACATTTACACAGTCTATATAACCACTCTGTGGCTCTAAGCTCATTTGCGTGCACTTTGGCCCGAACCGATTGGAATCCAGCTGCCGTAGGGCTTCCTGCTTTCATAGCTGTCCACTCCCGACGTTAGCTTAGCAGGAGATGGAGCTGCTGCAGTTGGTTTGGCCACAGAATTCTGTAGGGAGAAGACAAAGCTGATAAGAATCTgaaatacaattaaatatttatagCTGACTAAGAAACACAAAGTATATAAACTTACATTTGTGCTGAAAGCAATGTGTCTTTTTGGAGACATCATGGGGTTGGACACGCCAGGCTCAACGTCTCTgtcctaatttaaaaaaataaataaaatgaattaattgATCGGTCAGAAAGAATATTACTGCATATATTTAAGCAAATGCTCCTCACCACTTGATGCCCGTTTTAATAAATGACTAGCAAAAGGAAGTTTCCAGACTATATTAGTACAACCCTCCTAGCTTTGAAAGCGTTCAGCTTTTATGTCAACTTATCTTCAGCAAATGAAGAGCTGCTCCTGTCTTTAGTTTGACAGGTTCTCTTACTATAATGTGGTCCAGACACCCGCGCTCCGACAAAGAGTGCAGATCTGTTAAAAAACCCATgtcattttgtcaaaaatgtagccatcaaaacaaacaaaaagtcgAGAAACAATCTTAATTTAATGTAgatgaacaaaaatgttcattggTAGCTGTGATTAGTTTTTTTGTGATGCATTTCAAGTAATCCGTATCCATGTTGCTTTAGCTAGTCACTCCAAATATAAAAAGTTGCAAATATCCACAGATCTGTCacgcaaaacaaatattttggtCACCCAAGTCACATGACAGCCGTTTAATCCCAGGTGTTGATGAGTGAAGACCACTGTCATGTTATCTATGAAGACAGGAATAAATGAAGAAAGTACATGTTCTCCTTCATGAAGTTAAGCGTTAGCACAatagtcaaataaaaacatgggcGATAAATAGAGAAGAGTTCATGACCAAGGGAGTTACAGGAAGTAGAATACATTTCCACAAACGGGTGCAAACTTTAATTAGCAAGAACAAAATGGtaatctttatttgaaaaagattctATCAAATAGTAACATTAACCATGTTGACGTTATCATCAGAAACTTTACCTTCAATTTGGGAAAACAAAATCCATCTTCTATCCTCAGTCTCATTTGACTGAACGAAATATATTCTTGCCTCTTTTTTGTAATACCCACCTGAGGTCCAGTCCTTTCAGAACCTTGCCTCCTCCTGACCAGTGGTTCTGGTGACAGTGGTCTGGGCTCTGGTTCCTCTGATAGGATGGGTTTCACACTCTCAGGAAGCTCTATCTTCTCCACTCCAAGGATCCTCATGGCGTTAGCCTTAGCAGCTTCAAGCAGTTTCCTTTTATCTGGAAAACAATCAGGTGCAAAGACGTCATGAAATGTCTCCTGCAAAAATGAACttgattttaatgtatttaactTACCGTCAAGGCTTAAACTGACAGAGCGCACAGGACTCCTGGATCTGGATCTAGATCTGGATCGACCCCTGTAGAATCCATATGGGGACGGAGAGAATCGGAATCTGAGCGGGCTCACAGGTCTCCTGTATTTCCTCCAGTGACCAAAAGGCCTGGACGGAGACCTGGAGCGGGATCTTGAATATCTGCGACGGCGGTAGTATCCGTCTGGTGTTGGGGATCGGCTGTAGGAGCGGGAATGGGCTCTGTAGCGACGTGATGGGGAGCGACGGTAGAGGCGCCGGCCAGATCTTCTGTGTTCATCACAGCGACAGCGAGATGAGCGTCGGCGGCAGCGGGGATGAGACCGAGACCTGGACCGAGACGAGGACCGGCTCCTCGAGGATGAAcgggaggaagatgaagatgaagatctgTCCCGTCTTCCTCGTCTCTTGTAGTGACCAGAACCAGAAGAGCGGCTCCTGCGGCTGCtggaactgctgctgctcctcgaCCGGGACCGGGAATGGGAAGAAGATCCGGGGCTTTTCTGGTCAAAGATCACATTGAGGCCATCGGTGTGGCGAGCATCGGCCATTGCAGAGTGAGAATTTACTTGTTCGGCCATAATTAGGTCCCTTCTCTGCTAAAGAAAACcagtaagaaaaacaaacatccaaacttttagcGGTTCTTACATCGTTTTAGCTacccaaaaatatttttcaaactagCTAAACAATGTATCCATAAATTGTCAGCAGGTGGGATCGCGCAGATGCATTTTCTTACTAAAGATGACCTTTACAACCATGGAACAGTCCTTAAAAGTGCTCATTGATGCCCCAAGCGGTAGAGGGGCGCATTACACAACCCACATAATGGAAAGTTCCAGAACATCAAATGCATGCTAACAACAGCACAACTAGCTATCGGCATCTCCTCCTAATTCAAACgatttcacatttaaatttaaaatacaaacaatctaCCGAAATAATATATCTAGTTGGTAGCAAATGAACAATATAACAATAGTTTCGGAATGAAACGGCGGCAAGATGAATCCATCCCACCATGTGTtatatttctcttacctgtcaGATGGGAAAAATGCCTTTGTTTtccctaatgttgttttcaaaatACTTCTTAATCAGCACGGGTAATTAATATCTTAGTTTCTTTCAGCTCTTCTGACACTGTGAGCGATGTTTCATTCACTGACTCCCTGCGCGTTTTGACCGTCAGCTCGCTGCACTGCGGCTTATATAAGCTCCGTCTCCTGTTCTGGAAGTTTCCATCCTCTGCTGTTTAGCAGCATGGACTGCAGAATTCTGTGCAACATTTATTCTGTTGCACATCACTTTCTAGAAAAGGAAAACGTTGTAAAAAGTTGCATTTGAAGATAAatatgatttgatttattttggattGTAAAACGTCATTCATTTATAATTGATTCTTTACTGTGTTTCTTAGTTTTTGATGTAGAAtgcatttgaaacttttttgtttatggTAAAATATTTGGCTATTAATATTGGCAAGAGATTTATCTGTCTCAATTGCACAAGAAATAAGTGttacttttttggggggggttgtATATATATTCTCTGGCCCCAGAAATCACTCGGAGTGTGAATAAGGCCTCAGTTCCTGTGGGGGATGGCGGTGAATCCAACGCCTAAACCTCTTGTGTCATCTTACTTGACAACAAATCATCATGCGGATTGTATCATATAATACGCGTGGCTTGCGGTCTGGACACAGTGTTGCAGATAAATCCAGTCGCTATGTCGTTGATAAGCTTTTGAATGAGTGTGATGTATTATGTTTGCAAGAAACTTGGCTTGCCAAACAGGACTTGGACAATCTAAACTCATTACATGTGGATTTCCATGGTGCTGGTGAATCCACCACTGATCTGAGTACCAGAATCGTTCGAGGTAGAATTCCTGGGGGCGTGGCTATCCTCTGGAATGTTAAGTATGATGCTGCTGTTAATGTTGTGAGGCTTAATGTTGATTGGGCTGTTGGCTTGGAAATCGACATTGATGAAAAGAAATTTACAATTCTAAATGTCTACATGCCCTATGAGTCTAATCTATTGGAGGACGAATTcttgcacaaattagcattcaTAAAAGCATATATTGAGGATAGCAGCTCCACTTGTGTTATGGGAGATTTTAATGCTGATCTCTCAGATGACTCATCAATATTTGGTAATCATTTAACTTCTTACTGTGAAGAAAATAATCTCACCTTATCAAGTAAAATACTTCTCCCAGATACAAGCTTTACTTATATCAGTGATGCCTGGCATTCCACCTCATGGCTGGACCACTGTATCTGTACTACGGATGCTCATGCTTCTCTGAGTAACATAGAAATCCTGTATAACTTAGCTACCTCTGATCACATACCAATAATCTTCTCCTTAAATGTGGCAAATGTACCATCTCTTGTGGCGAAAGATAATAACGATCTTACAGATAAACTTGATTGGTCCAAAGTTACAAATGAGGACATCAATAAATACACGGCAACCACCGATGCTCAGCTGCAGGCTGTAAAATTGCCCAGGGATGCGCTGGCATGCTGTGATCCAAACTGCAAAAATACTACTCATTGCAATGAATTGTGTAAACTCTATGAAAATATAGTAAAAGCTGTAAAAGATAGTAGTCTTTGCCTACGAAGCAGGAGTCTTAAAAGCTGGACCGTCAAGCCAGGCTGGAATGACTTTGTAGCTGAACATCATGCTGCAGCCAGGGACGCTTTCAGACTCTGGCATGAAGCTGGGAAGCCTCGTCAAGGTG is drawn from Oryzias latipes chromosome 22, ASM223467v1 and contains these coding sequences:
- the rsrp1 gene encoding arginine/serine-rich protein 1 translates to MAEQVNSHSAMADARHTDGLNVIFDQKSPGSSSHSRSRSRSSSSSSSRRSRSSGSGHYKRRGRRDRSSSSSSSRSSSRSRSSSRSRSRSHPRCRRRSSRCRCDEHRRSGRRLYRRSPSRRYRAHSRSYSRSPTPDGYYRRRRYSRSRSRSPSRPFGHWRKYRRPVSPLRFRFSPSPYGFYRGRSRSRSRSRSPVRSVSLSLDDKRKLLEAAKANAMRILGVEKIELPESVKPILSEEPEPRPLSPEPLVRRRQGSERTGPQDRDVEPGVSNPMMSPKRHIAFSTNNSVAKPTAAAPSPAKLTSGVDSYESRKPYGSWIPIGSGQSARK
- the syf2 gene encoding pre-mRNA-splicing factor SYF2; its protein translation is MASPEVETHAAAGDEQQTDSLVSQKREARLRKFRELHFKRNEARKQNHQEVVEEDKRLKLPSNWEAKKARLEWELAENEKKKECAARGEDYNRVKLLEITADDAERWERKKKKKNPDTGFAGYAEAQFRQYQRLTRQIRPDLESYEKLREDSGEDFYPTSNSLIHGTHVPTKDGIDRMVEDVEKQIEKRAKYSRRRAYNDDADIDYINERNAKFNKKAERFYGKYTAEIKQNLERGTAV
- the LOC110017476 gene encoding arginine/serine-rich protein 1, producing MAEQVNSHSAMAEARHTDGLNVIFDQKSPGSSSHSRSRSRSSSSSSSRRSRSSGSGHYKRRGRRDRSSSSSSSRSSSRSRSSSRSRSRSRSRSHPRCRRRSSRCRCDEHRRSGRRLYRRSPSRRYRAHSRSYSRSPTPDRYYRRRRYSRSRSRSSGRWSRYRRPVGQFRSRFTLSPSPPRFYRRRSRSRSPVRSVSLSLDDKRKLLEAAKANAMRILGVEKIELPESVKPILSEEPEPRPLSPEPLVRRRQGSERTGPQDIEVEPEVSSPRPSSKGQIAFSLNNSVAKPTAAAPSPAKLTSRVDSYESRKPYGSWIPIGSGQSARK